The DNA region CCAGGTATGGTGAACTGCCGAGCTTAATCACCTTTTCTGATTGCCATGTCATTCCTTTTTGAATTGGTTGGTAAGGCATTTGCTGTGTCCATGTGCAGATTAAGTTGGATAAGGAGAACAAGATTCTCTCTATTCGGGATAGGGGTGTTGGTATGACCAAGGAAGATCTCATTAAGAACCTTGGAACCATTGCCAAGTCTGGAACTTCAGGTACTGCTGTTCTCTACCGATCACTCTGCTCTAAGCTGTTTGTAACTTCCGGTGCAAATTCAGCATTATTTATACCATCAACAAATATGCAATCCTTGAAATTTGCTTGTAAATAACATTAATTGCTTGCACCTTTTGCAGCTTTCGTGGAAAAGATGCAGACTGGAGGTGACCTCAATCTCATTGGGCAGTTTGGTGTTGGTTTCTACTCAGTATACTTGGTTGCTGACTATGTTGAAGTGGTCAGCAAGCACAATGATGACAAACAGTAAGACACCAAACAATGCCCTTGTCTTTAACTGACTGAGCCTTATGCTTTTGGTTCTTTTTCTGCCTTCCTCTATGCAATTTTCTTGTTGCTGTTGTGACATTGTATACCTCTCTGATAGATATGTGTGGGAGTCCAAGGCTGATGGATCATTCGCTATTTCGGAGGATACATGGAATGAACCCCTGGGCCGTGGAACTGAGATCAAACTGCATCTCCGCGATGAGGCTAAGGAGTACTTGGAAGAAGGCAAGCTGAAGGTATCACCATATCACCATGTCTTTTTTGTTGTTAGTGCAGTTTATACTTTCATTAAATTATTGCTGTATTTCTACTTAAGACCCAGTTGATCTGAATTTTACCCGAAGGTCTCATCAATAGGTCTTTCCGTCCAATGGTTGTATTTGAAACATTATATGACAGTACATATATGCCATTTTGTGGCATTTTTTATGCTATAGTTTGTTTAATTAATATGGTTCCTTGTTTTGCAGGACTTGGTAAAGAAGTACTCTGAGTTCATCAACTTCCCCATCTACTTGTGGGCAACCAAGGAGGTTGATGTTGAAGTGCCAGCTGATGAGGAATCAAGTGAAGAAGAGGAATCAAGTAAGTTTTACAGTCAATGTTATCCATTCGTTCTAGATCATATTGTCTTCTGCACATGCAGTCACTAACGCATTGTCCATTATTTTGTAGCCACAGAGacgacagaggaagaagagacagAAGATGATGAAGAGAAGAAGCCGAAGACAAAGACTGTCAAGGAAACTACTACTGAATGGGAGCTTCTGAATGATATGAAGGCTGTGTGGCTTCGTAGCCCCAAGGAGGTTACTGAAGAAGAGTATGCAAAGTTTTACCACTCGCTAGCTAAGGTACATACGGCTCTCAGGATCCTATAATTTATATAGGAGAAATGCCAAGCTTCTGACTTGACTTGTAGAAGAAAACAAGGAACAACTTCTAACTTGGCTTTTTCTGTAGGACTTTGGTGACGACAAGCCTATGACTTGGAGCCACTTCAGTGCTGAGGGAGATGTCGAGTTCAAAGCTTTGCTATTTGTTCCCCCGAAGGCTCCACATGATCTGTACGAGAGCTACTACAATGCTAACAAGTCAAACCTCAAGTTGTATGTTAGAAGGGTTTTCATCTCTGATGAATTCGATGATCTTCTTCCAAAGTACCTCAGCTTTTTGATGGTACTGCATATTGACTTGTACAGATTGTTTTCTTTGTGATGCTCGACTTGCACAGATTAACTTATAACATGctatttctctctctctctctagggTATTGTTGACTCAGACACATTGCCCCTCAATGTATCCCGAGAAATGCTTCAACAACATAGCAGTCTGAAGACCATCAAGAAGAAACTGATCCGCAAGGCTCTTGACATGATTAGGAAGCTTGCTGAGGAGGATCCTGATGAGTACAGCAACAAAGAAAAGACAGGTAACTAGGGTTTCAGGGAAGTTCAAGTCACTTGCTATAATTTATGATGATAGTCCTTATAGATTGTGTTCTGTAAGCAGATGATGAAAAGAGTGCAATGGAGGAGAAGAAGGGCCAGTACGCCAAGTTCTGGAATGAGTTTGGCAAATCAGTCAAGCTGGGAATCATTGAagatgcaacaaacaggaaccgTCTTGCGAAGCTTCTGAGATTTGAGAGGTTTGTCCTACATTCTGTATTCCAGTATTATTCATGCTGGTAGTTCTTTCCATAAACTGGGGCACAGAATTGATCTTTTGTCTGTTTCAGTTCCAAGTCAGATGGCAAACTTGTCTCCCTTGATGAGTATATTTCAAGGATGAAGTCAGGGCAGAAGGACATCTTCTACCTTACAGGAAGCAGCAAGGAGCAGCTAGAGAAATCTCCATTCCTTGAGCAGCTAACCAAGAAAAACTATGAGGTATGTTACTGTGGTTTCCCCTTTTCATTCCAGTCAGGTTTAGTAGTACCTATGCAACTGCGTTACCACTGCACTTGCTATTTGTCCCGCTTACTTACATATGCACTTTTGAAAGAAATTAAATTCACAATGATGATTTCATCTATTCAGTGTATTCAGAAACCAGTTTTTACTGAAGATCACAACACATATTATGTTGCCATACAACATTTTAGGAGATTTAGGACTCAAATTCTGAGTTGAACGCACAGATTGAATTTTAGTATCTAGTTACAGTAATGTCAATTCCAATGCTGGCAGAGAGTAACTTAATACCTGTCAGAGTGTCAGGAGCTGGATACTTTGTGCTATGCTTGGCATTTGCAGCAGGTTTAAATGGTAATCTGCATGAAGCTTGTGAAGTAACATGGCACCTGATCTTTTCTTGCAGGTTATCTACTTCACCGACCCTGTGGACGAGTACCTGATGCAATACCTCATGGACTACGAGGACAAGAAGTTCCAGAACGTGTCCAAGGAGGGCCTGAAGCTTGGAAAGGACTCGAAGCTCAAGGACCTCAAGGAGTCGTTCAAGGAGCTGACCGACTGGTGGAAGAAGGCCCTGGACACGGAGGGCATCGACTCTGTGAAGATCAGCAACCGGCTGCACAACACTCCCTGCGTGGTGGTCACCTCCAAGTACGGGTGGAGCTCCAACATGGAGAAGATCATGCAGGCGCAGACCCTGTCGGACGCGAGCAAGCAGGCATACATGCGTGGCAAGAGGGTCCTGGAGATCAACCCCCGGCACCCCATCATCAAGGAGCTCCGCGATAAGGTTGCCCAGGACAGCGATGTAAGTACAGTCTTCCCTGTATACCATGATTTTTGCTCTCAGAATGCTGCAAGAGGCAACGCTGTCTTATGATTTGCTAACTTGATGGTGTCTGTGTGTGCAGAGCGAGGGCCTGAAGCAGACGGCGAGGCTGGTGTACCAGACGGCGCTGATGGAGAGCGGGTTCAACCTGCCTGACCCCAAGGACTTCGCCTCGAGCATCTACCGGTCGGTGCAGAAGAGCCTGGACCTGAGCCCCGACGCGGCcgtggaggaggaagaggaggtggaggagcCCGAGGTGGAAGAGAAGGAGTCGGGCAAGGCGGAGGAGCCGGAGCACGAGCAGTACGACAAGGACGAGCTGTAGTTGCTGATGGTCTTGTCATCGCCCATTTAGCTCTCAGTAGAAGTGTTGGACTGGAAATGTGATGGTTTCGAGGGACGTCCATTTTTACCGCGCGAAAACGCAAATCATCGTGATACGAGGTTTTTGTCAGTGTAATGTACTACTGTACCTAGTTTTGTTTTTAAAAAGTTAAATGATACCCTAGCTAGTTCAAATTAGCATGCCTGCTTCCAGAAGTCAGAAGCGCCCTTTTGTATACTTGCTCTTTTGGTTTCTTGACGGCGCTGTAGTTACAGAAATGAATAATGGGGTTGCGAAGGTAGTCTGGTGGTACTGAGTTTTACCAGTGCAGGGTTATTAGGGTAGCTCCAAGGTTGAGTCCGCGTGGAGTTTGGTTTCGAGTTTGTGCCGCCGAAGTCGATTTTAGATTGGAGCATAAATACATTATCAGATCACAACTGTCTATGTGATGTGTGCAGTGAAGTCTGAAGAGGTGGGATAAAGGGCGAACGAGAAGAAATGAAATCGTCCCAACGCCTGTGAGACTGTTGGGACCAAAAAGCTAAGAGCGTTCCGTTGTCTCCAAAAAGGGAAAGCCTATCTTGCAGTGGCAGCAATGGCCGCTCCTCCACTTCCCCTTCCTCCTCTAGATCCGCAGGTAAACACTGTCATTATCCTCTCCCCTCCTCTTGGTGTTCCTGATTAGTCGGTTTCTCCGTGCAGCTGCAGCCCATGGCGGAAGGGTCAGCGGGCGAGGGTGGAGCACCACCAcaacgtcgccggcgacgagccgtcCTTCCTGGTTGAGGACCTTCCCGCGGCAACTTCCCTCCCTTCCGCCACCTCCTCCCTTTTCACTTAAAAAAGTAGCTCATGGGATGTGATGCCTCTGTTGTGGTGTTCTCCATGGATCTGCACCCCCGGGGCGAAAAAATGGTGTTTGTTGCCTGCAGGGGCCTTCGATTGTTGTCCACTAGTTATTTTTTTCTTGAAGTGAGGCTTTGTGTATAGGGTCAAGCTGTTTGGTAGACGAAACAGAGCACCGGCTTGCTTGATTTGTTAGAGAACGGAAAATTGGACTTCTGCTGAATCTAGTGCTGTCTCAAGTTACCAACTAAATTGCGTTCCGAAACATGAAACTGCGAACACCAGCATGTACAAGACTGATAAGTAAAAACAGTACTAGTAACAGAATTGCGCCCAACTGAACACTAGATTACACGACAGTTACTTGGCTGCAGGACAGTGCATAGAGATGATCCCCAGTTTCAGGGGAACCAGAAAACATGGTTTCCATGCCATCAGTCA from Triticum urartu cultivar G1812 unplaced genomic scaffold, Tu2.1 TuUngrouped_contig_5751, whole genome shotgun sequence includes:
- the LOC125529657 gene encoding endoplasmin homolog isoform X1; amino-acid sequence: MRKWALSCALLLVLLLTTLPDPAKKLQVNAEESSDEVGDFPKVEEKLGAVPHGLSTDSEVVQRESESISRKTLRNSAEKFEFQAEVSRLMDIIINSLYSNKDIFLRELISNASDALDKIRFLALTDKEVMGEGDTAKLEIQIKLDKENKILSIRDRGVGMTKEDLIKNLGTIAKSGTSAFVEKMQTGGDLNLIGQFGVGFYSVYLVADYVEVVSKHNDDKQYVWESKADGSFAISEDTWNEPLGRGTEIKLHLRDEAKEYLEEGKLKDLVKKYSEFINFPIYLWATKEVDVEVPADEESSEEEESTTETTEEEETEDDEEKKPKTKTVKETTTEWELLNDMKAVWLRSPKEVTEEEYAKFYHSLAKDFGDDKPMTWSHFSAEGDVEFKALLFVPPKAPHDLYESYYNANKSNLKLYVRRVFISDEFDDLLPKYLSFLMGIVDSDTLPLNVSREMLQQHSSLKTIKKKLIRKALDMIRKLAEEDPDEYSNKEKTDDEKSAMEEKKGQYAKFWNEFGKSVKLGIIEDATNRNRLAKLLRFESSKSDGKLVSLDEYISRMKSGQKDIFYLTGSSKEQLEKSPFLEQLTKKNYEVIYFTDPVDEYLMQYLMDYEDKKFQNVSKEGLKLGKDSKLKDLKESFKELTDWWKKALDTEGIDSVKISNRLHNTPCVVVTSKYGWSSNMEKIMQAQTLSDASKQAYMRGKRVLEINPRHPIIKELRDKVAQDSDSEGLKQTARLVYQTALMESGFNLPDPKDFASSIYRSVQKSLDLSPDAAVEEEEEVEEPEVEEKESGKAEEPEHEQYDKDEL
- the LOC125529657 gene encoding endoplasmin homolog isoform X2; its protein translation is MRKWALSCALLLVLLLTTLPDPAKKLQVNAEESSDEVGDFPKVEEKLGAVPHGLSTDSEVVQRESESISRKTLRNSAEKFEFQAEVSRLMDIIINSLYSNKDIFLRELISNASDALDKIRFLALTDKEVMGEGDTAKLEIQIKLDKENKILSIRDRGVGMTKEDLIKNLGTIAKSGTSAFVEKMQTGGDLNLIGQFGVGFYSVYLVADYVEVVSKHNDDKQYVWESKADGSFAISEDTWNEPLGRGTEIKLHLRDEAKEYLEEGKLKDLVKKYSEFINFPIYLWATKEVDVEVPADEESTTETTEEEETEDDEEKKPKTKTVKETTTEWELLNDMKAVWLRSPKEVTEEEYAKFYHSLAKDFGDDKPMTWSHFSAEGDVEFKALLFVPPKAPHDLYESYYNANKSNLKLYVRRVFISDEFDDLLPKYLSFLMGIVDSDTLPLNVSREMLQQHSSLKTIKKKLIRKALDMIRKLAEEDPDEYSNKEKTDDEKSAMEEKKGQYAKFWNEFGKSVKLGIIEDATNRNRLAKLLRFESSKSDGKLVSLDEYISRMKSGQKDIFYLTGSSKEQLEKSPFLEQLTKKNYEVIYFTDPVDEYLMQYLMDYEDKKFQNVSKEGLKLGKDSKLKDLKESFKELTDWWKKALDTEGIDSVKISNRLHNTPCVVVTSKYGWSSNMEKIMQAQTLSDASKQAYMRGKRVLEINPRHPIIKELRDKVAQDSDSEGLKQTARLVYQTALMESGFNLPDPKDFASSIYRSVQKSLDLSPDAAVEEEEEVEEPEVEEKESGKAEEPEHEQYDKDEL